A region of Lycium barbarum isolate Lr01 chromosome 1, ASM1917538v2, whole genome shotgun sequence DNA encodes the following proteins:
- the LOC132616715 gene encoding uncharacterized protein LOC132616715 produces the protein MAGRANRNNRRNQNQEGLQINPPALVPVAGEDENVFTNFMNDTEYAAAVVPPRVGNSNFKVESHLYHLLKLEGYFKNSSENCPLHHLKNFLHVCTQQTNGAVHSDALRLRFFKYSLIGEAREWYEKLPSNSIHTWAELFDNFLKKWFPPSKKAELRDKIFDSTNYQANNYTVLGIGSNRKDYNNNNYGNRNSNAYVPPKGQSYNSQNWREGPSNDQGTSRMESMLEKILENQNKSDKKMKNLTEVVGSRTASIQKLESQIRDLSREQHPPQRGGLPSDTIPNPRGNGGAHIALCKAISTRSGKILNAVDERVVEPIIVEPVIDEVIEEEIEAPIKVPIIIEKEKVAHPIVVEGDEVPSIEKATEGSTQKSKDLLMKKIPIKHDTVGVTHRVSSIISSTKVEKKGDPGAFTIPCTIGHHNFACALCDNGASINLMPLAIFKQSRLGTPRPMSMRLQMANRTIKRPVGVVDDVLVRVGEFLLPTDFVILDCEVDKEVSIILRRPFLATGRALMDSKKNEIKF, from the exons ATGGCTGGCAGAGCCAACCGAAACAATCGAAGAAATCAAAATCAAGAGGGGCTCCAGATAAACCCTCCTGCACTTGTACCAGTAGCGGgagaggatgagaatgtatttaCGAATTTTATGAATGATACGGAGTATGCGGCTGCGGTAGTTCCTCCTCGAGTTGGAAATTCAAACTTCAAAGTGGAGAGTCATCTCTACCATTTATTGAAACTTGAGGGGTACTTCAAAAATTCTTCGGAGAATTGCCCACTTCACCATCTCAAGAATTTCTTGCATGTGTGTACTCAACAAACAAATGGCGCTGTTCATTCTGATGCTCTTCGGTTGAGGTTTTTCAAATATTCTCTTATCGGAGAAGCTCGTGAATGGTATGAGAAGCTTCCAAGCAACTCAATCCACACATGGGCCGAATTATTCGATAATTTCTTGAAGAAGTGGTTTCCTCCGAGCAAAAAGGCAGAACTCCGAGACAAAATCTTTGATTCAACCAATTACCAGGCGAACAACTACACAGTGCTTGGGATCGGTTCAA ATAGgaaggattacaacaacaacaattatggtaatcggaaTTCTAATGCCTATGTTCCACCGAAAGGACAATCTTACAACTCTCAAAATTGGCGGGAaggtccttccaatgatcaagggacctctcgaatggaatctatgcttgagAAGATCTTGGAAAACCAAAAcaagagtgacaagaagatgaAAAATTTGACTGAAGTGGTAGGCTCTCGCACCGCTTCGATTCaaaaacttgagtcacaaattcgagatctttctcgtgagcaacatcctcCACAAAGAGGAGGACTTCCTAGCGACACAATTCCGAACCCAAGGGGTAATGGAGGTGCTCACATTGCCTTatgcaaagctatttctactagaagtggGAAGATCCTTAATGCGGTGGATGAGAGGGTGGTTGAACCTATTATTGTTGAGCCGGTTATTGAtgaggttattgaagaagaaattGAGGCACCAATTAAAGTGCCTATTATTATTGAGAAGGAGAAGGTGGCACACCCTATTGTTGTTGAGGGTGATGAGGTTCCAAGTATTGAAAAAGCTACCGAGGGTAGCACTcaaaagagcaag GACTTGTTGATGAAGAAAATaccaatcaagcatgatacggtgggagtcacccaccgtgtgagcTCTATTATTTCGTCCACAAAAgttgagaagaagggagatcccgggGCTTTCACTATTCCTTGCACCATCGGTCACCATAATTTTGCTTGTgccttgtgtgataatggggctagtattaatttgatgccactagccatCTTTAAACAATCCCGTTTGGGGACACCTAGACCAATgagcatgcgtctccaaatggccAATAGAACCATCAAGAGAccggtaggggttgttgatgacGTCCTTGTTAGAGTGGGGGAATTCTTATTACCGACggattttgtcatccttgattgtgaGGTTGACAAAGAAGTCTCAATTATCTTGAGAAGGCCATTTCTTGCCACCGGGAGAGCTTTAATGGACtcgaaaaagaatgaaataaaattctga
- the LOC132645748 gene encoding glycosyltransferase BC10-like, producing the protein MGTLEQGKDTANGVINQNKPLSLKILQFLLLFLGLGIGFSILSMCMLRFAEVQNVLPIVQSRIQPCYQETNSIENWIRPPSNLRHSMNDTELLWRASFVPQRKNWPFKRTPKIAFMFLARGPLPLAPLWERFFKGNEQLYSIYIHNLPSYKSDFPASSVFHGRQIPSQVAEWGKISVIDAERRLLANALLDISNEWFVLLSEACIPLHNFSVVYRYISESRHSFVGVFDDPRPVGRGRYNKKMLPEVKISQWRKGSQWFEVNRKLAIDIVKDEVYYPKFKLFCKPACYADEHYYPTMLHIQSPHLLANRGLTLVDWSRGGAHPATFGKADVTDQLLKKLTEGHGTCVYNNQTTSLCVLFARKFSPSALDPLLKHSSKYLGF; encoded by the exons ATGGGGACTTTAGAGCAGGGCAAAGACACTGCTAATGGAGTAATAAATCAAAACAAGCCTTTATCATTAAAAATACTTCAGTTTCTCCTTTTATTTTTGGGTCTAGGAATTGGTTTTTCTATTTTAAGTATGTGTATGCTTAGATTTGCAGAAGTGCAGAACGTACTTCCTATAGTACAATCAAGAATACAACCATGTTATCAAGAAACAAATAGTATAGAGAATTGGATTAGACCTCCATCAAACTTGCGTCATTCCATGAATGACACTGAGCTTTTATGGCGTGCTTCGTTTGTTCctcaaaggaaaaattggccttTTAAGAGAACGCCTAAAATCGCGTTCATGTTCTTGGCTAGAGGACCTTTGCCTTTGGCGCCGTTGTGGGAGAGATTCTTCAAGGGGAACGAACAGCTATATTCGATCTATATTCATAACTTGCCATCATATAAATCTGATTTTCCAGCTTCATCAGTATTTCATGGCAGGCAAATTCCTAGTCAG GTGGCAGAGTGGGGAAAAATAAGCGTGATTGATGCAGAAAGACGGCTTCTTGCTAATGCATTGCTTGATATCTCCAACGAATGGTTTGTCCTCCTATCTGAGGCGTGCATTCCTCTCCACAACTTCAGCGTTGTCTACCGCTACATATCAGAATCCAGGCACAGCTTTGTGGGTGTATTTGATGATCCTCGACCTGTTGGTAGAGGGCGTTATAATAAAAAGATGTTACCCGAGGTTAAAATCAGTCAATGGCGTAAAGGATCCCAGTGGTTTGAAGTCAACAGGAAACTGGCTATTGACATTGTGAAAGATGAGGTATATTACCCCAAATTTAAACTGTTTTGCAAACCAGCATGCTATGCTGATGAACACTATTACCCAACAATGCTGCACATCCAATCTCCTCATCTCCTGGCAAATAGGGGACTCACTTTGGTAGATTGGTCTAGAGGTGGCGCTCatcctgcaacatttggaaaggCTGATGTTACCGATCAGTTACTCAAGAAACTCACGGAAGGCCACGGGACGTGTGTCTACAATAACCAGACGACTTCACTTTGTGTCCTTTTTGCTAGAAAATTTTCTCCTAGTGCATTAGATCCTTTATTAAAACACTCGTCCAAGTATCTGGGCTTCTGA
- the LOC132645730 gene encoding protein HEADING DATE 3B-like isoform X2, whose product MVETLFLQHLLVLLSESVYPLHCQLKVGCNKRSLFSHNSSESSHFVEILHPYSSGGTNFTMRRPDVQPVKSLNPQVLCLKGNLHGPSQFNSIQPHSLSYSNSNPSANKFGRENDFFGPKFVASGKPIYHGNIHKSADKEKMAISSSKPSLKYQGVFEKQLKDTGSMQLKWSEHSAKLPAPHLSTVEKIVVRQAPSPGRSELNIKSLVSSAPENRCGLVGDLNRCSGSNSESDEDSWIMHKRKAAEDVTYVKQEDTTTNRRASVMEGPSCSFLPHGDNHQSPKRVKFSSDCPEGLSRGPPVVGGTDRSEGISVASSLNSRLVEKLSSDNVIALLGQELFWKARRTIAHQQRIFAMQLFELHRLTKVQKMIARSPDILFKDNFYIHQPSINFSSLKNLPCDDVIEPPVVAVEQKISPKPNNFEHPADNAYLPLPKDNDKKNIPQLSAQKSNVGPVPTSRSFVSDPKLSPRCYQPPPGYQWLVPIRSPSEGLVYKPYTGPCPPPGGIIVPVYGSSRPATLSPTGGDFANVPYSVQTSHKQGVGIFPGPAIFDQSCIQPYSMPVIKPSASSSAIEQMNPFSQIMSSEKENSPFMPHKKTCNISCQKSAVMSDCDRTFQADRGSDMQGSTASSPPERAQKDALSLFPITPTAKGSDQPVQDNNAEQRIQVIKVVPHNPKSASESAARIFKSIQEERKLNY is encoded by the exons ATGGTGGAAACTCTATTCCTACAGCATCTTCTAGTCTT ATTGAGTGAATCTGTTTATCCCCTTCATTGCCAACTCAAG GTTGGTTGCAATAAAAGGAGTTTGTTTTCCCACAATTCATCTGAGTCTTCTCATTTTGTTGAGATACTTCATCCGTATTCTTCTGGTGGGACGAACTTTACAATGAGACGTCCTGATGTACAACCAGTGAAGTCGCTGAATCCTCAAGTTTTATGTCTTAAAGGGAATTTGCATGGTCCATCTCAGTTTAATTCTATTCAGCCACACAGTTTATCATACTCCAACAGTAACCCTTCTGCAAACAAGTTTGGAagggaaaatgatttttttggtcCAAAGTTCGTCGCATCAGGGAAACCTATATATCATGGTAACATCCATAAAAGTGCGGACAAAGAAAAAATGGCTATATCAAGCTCCAAACCATCCTTGAAATATCAAGGCGTTTTCGAAAAACAATTGAAGGATACAGGCAGTATGCAACTAAAGTGGAGCGAGCATAGTGCCAAACTTCCTGCTCCTCATCTGTCAACTGTAGAGAAGATAGTGGTGCGTCAAGCTCCAAGTCCAGGACGCAGTGAGCTAAATATCAAATCACTTGTATCAAGTGCTCCAGAAAATAGATGTGGTCTGGTTGGTGATTTGAATAGATGTAGTGGTTCTAATTCCGAATCTGATGAAGACTCTTGGATTATGCACAAAAGGAAGGCAGCAGAAGATGTTACATATGTGAAGCAAGAAGATACCACGACAAATAGACGTGCTTCCGTAATGGAAGGTCCGTCGTGTTCCTTTCTGCCTCACGGAGACAACCATCAGAGTCCGAAGAGAGTTAAATTCTCATCTGACTGCCCTGAAGGCCTAAGTAGAGGGCCTCCAGTAGTAGGAGGTACAGACAGAAGTGAAGGGATCTCAGTAGCTTCGTCCTTGAACTCTAGATTAGTAGAAAAATTGTCTTCAGATAATGTCATAGCATTATTAGGTCAAGAACTATTTTGGAAAGCAAGACGAACCATTGCACA CCAGCAACGGATCTTTGCAATGCAACTATTTGAGCTACACAGGCTGACAAAG GTACAGAAAATGATAGCCCGATCACCAGATATTTTGTTCAAAGACAACTTCTATATCCACCAACCTTCTATCAATTTTTCTTCCTTGAAGAATTTGCCATGTGATGATGTTATTGAACCTCCTGTAGTGGCTGTTGAACAAAAGATTTCTCCAAAACCAAACAATTTTGAGCATCCAGCAGATAATGCTTATCTTCCGCTCCCCAAAGATAATGATAAAAAGAATATACCACAGCTGTCAGCTCAAAAATCAAATGTAGGGCCAGTACCAACATCGAGATCTTTTGTATCCGATCCAAAATTATCACCTCGGTGCTACCAACCACCTCCTGGATATCAGTGGTTAGTTCCAATAAGGTCACCTTCTGAAGGACTTGTTTATAAACCTTATACAGGACCTTGTCCACCGCCTGGAGGAATTATCGTGCCAGTTTATGGTAGTTCCCGGCCAGCTACACTATCTCCCACTGGTGGAGATTTTGCGAATGTGCCTTATAGTGTACAGACTTCTCACAAGCAAGGTGTTGGGATTTTTCCTGGTCCTGCAATATTTGATCAGTCCTGCATTCAACCTTATTCCATGCCTGTGATAAAACCATCTGCTTCAAGTTCCGCTATCGAGCAAATGAATCCGTTTTCACAAATTATGTCAAGTGAGAAGGAGAATAGTCCATTTATGCCTCATAAAAAAACATGCAACATATCATGCCAGAAGAGCGCGGTCATGTCAGATTGTGACAGAACTTTTCAGGCCGATAGAGGGAGTGATATGCAAGGAAGTACTGCAAGTAGTCCTCCTGAGAGGGCGCAAAAGGATGCACTTTCTCTTTTTCCTATCACACCAACTGCAAAAGGTTCAGATCAACCAGTTCAAGATAACAATGCGGAGCAGCGAATTCAAGTGATCAAGGTTGTGCCCCATAACCCAAAGTCAGCATCTGAATCTGCAGCTCGAATTTTTAAGTCTATACAAGAAGAAAGGAAATTGAATTACTAG
- the LOC132645730 gene encoding protein HEADING DATE 3B-like isoform X3 — protein sequence MRRPDVQPVKSLNPQVLCLKGNLHGPSQFNSIQPHSLSYSNSNPSANKFGRENDFFGPKFVASGKPIYHGNIHKSADKEKMAISSSKPSLKYQGVFEKQLKDTGSMQLKWSEHSAKLPAPHLSTVEKIVVRQAPSPGRSELNIKSLVSSAPENRCGLVGDLNRCSGSNSESDEDSWIMHKRKAAEDVTYVKQEDTTTNRRASVMEGPSCSFLPHGDNHQSPKRVKFSSDCPEGLSRGPPVVGGTDRSEGISVASSLNSRLVEKLSSDNVIALLGQELFWKARRTIAHQQRIFAMQLFELHRLTKVQKMIARSPDILFKDNFYIHQPSINFSSLKNLPCDDVIEPPVVAVEQKISPKPNNFEHPADNAYLPLPKDNDKKNIPQLSAQKSNVGPVPTSRSFVSDPKLSPRCYQPPPGYQWLVPIRSPSEGLVYKPYTGPCPPPGGIIVPVYGSSRPATLSPTGGDFANVPYSVQTSHKQGVGIFPGPAIFDQSCIQPYSMPVIKPSASSSAIEQMNPFSQIMSSEKENSPFMPHKKTCNISCQKSAVMSDCDRTFQADRGSDMQGSTASSPPERAQKDALSLFPITPTAKGSDQPVQDNNAEQRIQVIKVVPHNPKSASESAARIFKSIQEERKLNY from the exons ATGAGACGTCCTGATGTACAACCAGTGAAGTCGCTGAATCCTCAAGTTTTATGTCTTAAAGGGAATTTGCATGGTCCATCTCAGTTTAATTCTATTCAGCCACACAGTTTATCATACTCCAACAGTAACCCTTCTGCAAACAAGTTTGGAagggaaaatgatttttttggtcCAAAGTTCGTCGCATCAGGGAAACCTATATATCATGGTAACATCCATAAAAGTGCGGACAAAGAAAAAATGGCTATATCAAGCTCCAAACCATCCTTGAAATATCAAGGCGTTTTCGAAAAACAATTGAAGGATACAGGCAGTATGCAACTAAAGTGGAGCGAGCATAGTGCCAAACTTCCTGCTCCTCATCTGTCAACTGTAGAGAAGATAGTGGTGCGTCAAGCTCCAAGTCCAGGACGCAGTGAGCTAAATATCAAATCACTTGTATCAAGTGCTCCAGAAAATAGATGTGGTCTGGTTGGTGATTTGAATAGATGTAGTGGTTCTAATTCCGAATCTGATGAAGACTCTTGGATTATGCACAAAAGGAAGGCAGCAGAAGATGTTACATATGTGAAGCAAGAAGATACCACGACAAATAGACGTGCTTCCGTAATGGAAGGTCCGTCGTGTTCCTTTCTGCCTCACGGAGACAACCATCAGAGTCCGAAGAGAGTTAAATTCTCATCTGACTGCCCTGAAGGCCTAAGTAGAGGGCCTCCAGTAGTAGGAGGTACAGACAGAAGTGAAGGGATCTCAGTAGCTTCGTCCTTGAACTCTAGATTAGTAGAAAAATTGTCTTCAGATAATGTCATAGCATTATTAGGTCAAGAACTATTTTGGAAAGCAAGACGAACCATTGCACA CCAGCAACGGATCTTTGCAATGCAACTATTTGAGCTACACAGGCTGACAAAG GTACAGAAAATGATAGCCCGATCACCAGATATTTTGTTCAAAGACAACTTCTATATCCACCAACCTTCTATCAATTTTTCTTCCTTGAAGAATTTGCCATGTGATGATGTTATTGAACCTCCTGTAGTGGCTGTTGAACAAAAGATTTCTCCAAAACCAAACAATTTTGAGCATCCAGCAGATAATGCTTATCTTCCGCTCCCCAAAGATAATGATAAAAAGAATATACCACAGCTGTCAGCTCAAAAATCAAATGTAGGGCCAGTACCAACATCGAGATCTTTTGTATCCGATCCAAAATTATCACCTCGGTGCTACCAACCACCTCCTGGATATCAGTGGTTAGTTCCAATAAGGTCACCTTCTGAAGGACTTGTTTATAAACCTTATACAGGACCTTGTCCACCGCCTGGAGGAATTATCGTGCCAGTTTATGGTAGTTCCCGGCCAGCTACACTATCTCCCACTGGTGGAGATTTTGCGAATGTGCCTTATAGTGTACAGACTTCTCACAAGCAAGGTGTTGGGATTTTTCCTGGTCCTGCAATATTTGATCAGTCCTGCATTCAACCTTATTCCATGCCTGTGATAAAACCATCTGCTTCAAGTTCCGCTATCGAGCAAATGAATCCGTTTTCACAAATTATGTCAAGTGAGAAGGAGAATAGTCCATTTATGCCTCATAAAAAAACATGCAACATATCATGCCAGAAGAGCGCGGTCATGTCAGATTGTGACAGAACTTTTCAGGCCGATAGAGGGAGTGATATGCAAGGAAGTACTGCAAGTAGTCCTCCTGAGAGGGCGCAAAAGGATGCACTTTCTCTTTTTCCTATCACACCAACTGCAAAAGGTTCAGATCAACCAGTTCAAGATAACAATGCGGAGCAGCGAATTCAAGTGATCAAGGTTGTGCCCCATAACCCAAAGTCAGCATCTGAATCTGCAGCTCGAATTTTTAAGTCTATACAAGAAGAAAGGAAATTGAATTACTAG
- the LOC132645730 gene encoding ELF3-like protein 2 isoform X1, with protein sequence MKVGKDEERGMDPLFPRLHINDADKGGPRAPPRNKMALCEQSSRSPQRLTSTSAPAPGTMSMLPLPPNGGNSIPTASSSLVGCNKRSLFSHNSSESSHFVEILHPYSSGGTNFTMRRPDVQPVKSLNPQVLCLKGNLHGPSQFNSIQPHSLSYSNSNPSANKFGRENDFFGPKFVASGKPIYHGNIHKSADKEKMAISSSKPSLKYQGVFEKQLKDTGSMQLKWSEHSAKLPAPHLSTVEKIVVRQAPSPGRSELNIKSLVSSAPENRCGLVGDLNRCSGSNSESDEDSWIMHKRKAAEDVTYVKQEDTTTNRRASVMEGPSCSFLPHGDNHQSPKRVKFSSDCPEGLSRGPPVVGGTDRSEGISVASSLNSRLVEKLSSDNVIALLGQELFWKARRTIAHQQRIFAMQLFELHRLTKVQKMIARSPDILFKDNFYIHQPSINFSSLKNLPCDDVIEPPVVAVEQKISPKPNNFEHPADNAYLPLPKDNDKKNIPQLSAQKSNVGPVPTSRSFVSDPKLSPRCYQPPPGYQWLVPIRSPSEGLVYKPYTGPCPPPGGIIVPVYGSSRPATLSPTGGDFANVPYSVQTSHKQGVGIFPGPAIFDQSCIQPYSMPVIKPSASSSAIEQMNPFSQIMSSEKENSPFMPHKKTCNISCQKSAVMSDCDRTFQADRGSDMQGSTASSPPERAQKDALSLFPITPTAKGSDQPVQDNNAEQRIQVIKVVPHNPKSASESAARIFKSIQEERKLNY encoded by the exons ATGAAGGTAGGAAAAGATGAAGAGAGGGGTATGGATCCTCTGTTTcctagattacatataaatgaTGCAGATAAAGGAGGTCCAAGAGCACCTCCAAGGAACAAAATGGCTCTTTGTGAACAGTCGTCCAGATCACCTCAAAGGTTAACCTCTACTTCTGCTCCTGCCCCTGGAACAATGTCAATGCTGCCTCTCCCGCCTAATGGTGGAAACTCTATTCCTACAGCATCTTCTAGTCTT GTTGGTTGCAATAAAAGGAGTTTGTTTTCCCACAATTCATCTGAGTCTTCTCATTTTGTTGAGATACTTCATCCGTATTCTTCTGGTGGGACGAACTTTACAATGAGACGTCCTGATGTACAACCAGTGAAGTCGCTGAATCCTCAAGTTTTATGTCTTAAAGGGAATTTGCATGGTCCATCTCAGTTTAATTCTATTCAGCCACACAGTTTATCATACTCCAACAGTAACCCTTCTGCAAACAAGTTTGGAagggaaaatgatttttttggtcCAAAGTTCGTCGCATCAGGGAAACCTATATATCATGGTAACATCCATAAAAGTGCGGACAAAGAAAAAATGGCTATATCAAGCTCCAAACCATCCTTGAAATATCAAGGCGTTTTCGAAAAACAATTGAAGGATACAGGCAGTATGCAACTAAAGTGGAGCGAGCATAGTGCCAAACTTCCTGCTCCTCATCTGTCAACTGTAGAGAAGATAGTGGTGCGTCAAGCTCCAAGTCCAGGACGCAGTGAGCTAAATATCAAATCACTTGTATCAAGTGCTCCAGAAAATAGATGTGGTCTGGTTGGTGATTTGAATAGATGTAGTGGTTCTAATTCCGAATCTGATGAAGACTCTTGGATTATGCACAAAAGGAAGGCAGCAGAAGATGTTACATATGTGAAGCAAGAAGATACCACGACAAATAGACGTGCTTCCGTAATGGAAGGTCCGTCGTGTTCCTTTCTGCCTCACGGAGACAACCATCAGAGTCCGAAGAGAGTTAAATTCTCATCTGACTGCCCTGAAGGCCTAAGTAGAGGGCCTCCAGTAGTAGGAGGTACAGACAGAAGTGAAGGGATCTCAGTAGCTTCGTCCTTGAACTCTAGATTAGTAGAAAAATTGTCTTCAGATAATGTCATAGCATTATTAGGTCAAGAACTATTTTGGAAAGCAAGACGAACCATTGCACA CCAGCAACGGATCTTTGCAATGCAACTATTTGAGCTACACAGGCTGACAAAG GTACAGAAAATGATAGCCCGATCACCAGATATTTTGTTCAAAGACAACTTCTATATCCACCAACCTTCTATCAATTTTTCTTCCTTGAAGAATTTGCCATGTGATGATGTTATTGAACCTCCTGTAGTGGCTGTTGAACAAAAGATTTCTCCAAAACCAAACAATTTTGAGCATCCAGCAGATAATGCTTATCTTCCGCTCCCCAAAGATAATGATAAAAAGAATATACCACAGCTGTCAGCTCAAAAATCAAATGTAGGGCCAGTACCAACATCGAGATCTTTTGTATCCGATCCAAAATTATCACCTCGGTGCTACCAACCACCTCCTGGATATCAGTGGTTAGTTCCAATAAGGTCACCTTCTGAAGGACTTGTTTATAAACCTTATACAGGACCTTGTCCACCGCCTGGAGGAATTATCGTGCCAGTTTATGGTAGTTCCCGGCCAGCTACACTATCTCCCACTGGTGGAGATTTTGCGAATGTGCCTTATAGTGTACAGACTTCTCACAAGCAAGGTGTTGGGATTTTTCCTGGTCCTGCAATATTTGATCAGTCCTGCATTCAACCTTATTCCATGCCTGTGATAAAACCATCTGCTTCAAGTTCCGCTATCGAGCAAATGAATCCGTTTTCACAAATTATGTCAAGTGAGAAGGAGAATAGTCCATTTATGCCTCATAAAAAAACATGCAACATATCATGCCAGAAGAGCGCGGTCATGTCAGATTGTGACAGAACTTTTCAGGCCGATAGAGGGAGTGATATGCAAGGAAGTACTGCAAGTAGTCCTCCTGAGAGGGCGCAAAAGGATGCACTTTCTCTTTTTCCTATCACACCAACTGCAAAAGGTTCAGATCAACCAGTTCAAGATAACAATGCGGAGCAGCGAATTCAAGTGATCAAGGTTGTGCCCCATAACCCAAAGTCAGCATCTGAATCTGCAGCTCGAATTTTTAAGTCTATACAAGAAGAAAGGAAATTGAATTACTAG